In Hoplias malabaricus isolate fHopMal1 chromosome 6, fHopMal1.hap1, whole genome shotgun sequence, a single window of DNA contains:
- the LOC136699113 gene encoding uncharacterized protein, translating to MDRDQARQMVETVLKANPKGEEIFMEYDKTKTLTDAKRKQMVNILVADMIETHGRIPPSSARVNYALGIVTLFPCLQDPYSDNGYEHYYDPVGNTGYLAWRIKTVQRNTSVASQRQSRPTYQDSPKSRREALPSGEQLFGDECREALSTMRHTTDESVVKERMRATFQYRQKMVHDKDASVSILHVFPRFLDIPGLIDQDFAMMFGDEVSSRFLAKWPTFFKPRVISDCKTLSPNQYVEELLLAIEPRPEEMYGWDSDMSAILLLLHLLPPTSKGQKKTAKISSAQAANHLVRYLQEGASLTTFLERAETKQPFLLCIGEQKNKILKFYIIINQKAVPCKAQTSVAAFDELFKAHFIFSLSYDEALSNFYTFVQTTVYNIDVGSAKESPLVKELRARLLQHNV from the exons ATGGATCGGGATCAAGCAAGACAA ATGGTGGAAACTGTCCTCAAGGCTAATCCAAAGGGCGAAGAAATCTTCATGGAGTATGACAAGACTAAAACACTTACAGATGCAAAACGTAAACAGATGGTGAACATCCTGGTTGCAGATATGATCGAAACACATGG GAGGATTCCACCATCAAGTGCTCGAGTTAATTATGCACTGGGAATTGTGACCCTGTTTCCGTGCCTCCAAGATCCATACTCTGATAATGGATAT GAACACTACTACGATCCAGTGGGTAACACAGGCTACCTAGCATGGAGGATTAAGACAGTTCAGCGCAACACCTCTGTTGCATCTCAAAGGCAATCAAGGCCTACTTATCAGGATAGTCCAAAAAGCAGACGAGAAGCTCTACCAAGTGGTGAACAACTCTTTGGTGACGAGTGCAGGGAGGCTTTATCTACAATGAGGCACACAACAGATGAGTCTGTGGtcaaagagagaatgagagcaaCTTTCCAGTATAGGCAGAAGATGGTTCATGATAAGGATGCATCAGTTTCAATCCTGCATGTCTTCCCTCGTTTCCTTGACATTCCTGGATTG ATTGACCAGGACTTTGCCATGATGTTTGGAGATGAGGTGTCCAGTAGGTTTTTGGCAAAGTGGCCTACGTTTTTCAAGCCCAGAGTCATTAGTGACTGCAAGACCCTCAGCCCAAATCAGTATGTTGAGGAACTGCTGTTAGCAATTGAACCCCGTCCTGAGGAAATGTATG GATGGGACAGTGATATGTCAGCGATTCTCTTGCTTCTGCACCTACTGCCCCCAACCTCAAAAGGCCAGAAAAAAACAGCGAAGATTAGTTCAGCCCAGGCAGCCAACCATCTTGTGCGATACCTTCAA GAAGGGGCCAGTCTTACTACCTTCCTTGAGAGAGCTGAAACAAAACAACCCTTCCTCCTCTGCATTGGTGAGCAAAAGAACAAAATCTTAAAGTTCTACATCATCATCAATCAGAAGGCTGTCCCATGCAAGGCTCAGACATCGGTGGCTGCTTTTGATGAGCTATTTAAAGCTCACTTCATCTTCAGTCTGTCCTATGATGAAGCTCTGAGCAATTTCTATACATTTGTGCAAACCACAGTGTATAATATTGATGTTGGAAGTGCAAAGGAGAGCCCCCTTGTTAAGGAACTTAGAGCAAGACTTCTGCAGCACAACGTCTGA